The Gemmatimonadales bacterium nucleotide sequence CCGCGTACATGGCGCCCGAGCAGGCCGCGGCCGATCCGCAGGTCGATCACCGCGCCGATCTCTACGCATTGGGCGCCGTGGGCTACGAGCTGCTCACCGGCGCGCCCCCGTTCACCGGCTTCAATGCACAGGCCGTGCTCTCGGCGCACATGACCCAGGCGCCGCAGGTGATCACCGAGCGCAGGCCCGGCATTCCGCCGGTATTGGCCGAGGTCGTGATGCGGGCCCTCGCCAAGCGGCCGGCGGATCGGTGGCAGAGCGCGCAGGAAATGGTCGAGCGACTCGAGCTGCTCGGCACGCCGAGCGGCGGCATGACGCCGACGAGCACTCGGCTCGTCGCGACACCGCGCCCGCGCCGCTCGCGCACGGCGCTCTGGGCGGGGTTCGCGGGCGCCGCCGTGGCGCTCGCCGCCGTGGCCGTTCTTGCGCTCCGCCGGCGCGAGCCGCCGACGCTCGTGCTGGGCCGCGCGACCCAGGTGACCTTCGACGCGGGGCTCGAGCTCGACCCGACGATCTCGCCCGATGGCAAGCTCGTCGCGTACGTCCGCGGCGCGCCGGAGCGGATGCGGCTCTTCGTGCGGCAACTGGGCGGCGCCGGCGCCGGACAGGCGATCGCGGTCACGCCGGACAGCGGCTCCGCGCAGCGGCAGCCGCACTGGTCGCCGGACGGCACCCGGCTGCTCTACCACACCGATGACGGCCTGTACGACGTGCCCGCCCTCGGCGGACGACCCCGACTCATCGCCCACGCGTCATCCTCCAGCGGCGGCGCCTCCGCCGCATGGTCGCCCGACGGCCGTCGCATCGTGTTCTCGCGCGGCGATACGCTGCTCATCCATGCGGAGGGCGGAACCGACCGCCAGCTCGCCGTGCTTTCGGGCAGCGATGTGCACTCGTACGCCTGGTCGCCCGACGGATCGCTGATCGCGATGGTCGCCGGCAACTCGCTCTTCACGCTGGGCGGCGCCGCGGCGCTCGGCAACATCGGGCCGAGCGCCATCTGGATCGTTCCCGCCGGCGGAGGGAAGCCGGTGCACGTCACCGACGCGGCTGCGCTCAACACGAGCCCCACCTGGCTGCCCGCGAGCCGCGGACTGCTGTTCGTCTCCAACCGCGACGGACCGCGCGACGTCTATCGGATCGCGGTCACGGCCAGTGGCGAACCGTCCGGTCCGGCCGCGCGCGTCACGTACGGCCTGGATGTCCATTCGATCAGCCTGACACCCGACGGGCGCCATCTGACGTATGCCTCGTTCCTCACCCGCTCGAATGTCTGGGCCGTGCCGGTGCCGTCCGAGGGATCCGTGTCGATTTCGTCGGCGCGCGAGATTACCACCGGCAACCAGTTCGTCGAGGGCTTCGCGGTGAGCCGGGACGGACGCTGGCTCTACTTCGACTCGAACCGCAACGGCAACCAGGACTTGTTCCGGATGCCGCTCGCCGGAGGCGAGCCTGAACAGCTCACCACCAACCCGGCGGACGACTTCCTGCCGGATCCATCGCCGGACGGACGTGAGGTTGCGTTTCACGGCGTGCGCGAGGGTGGGCGGCGCAAGATCCTGGTGATACCGGCGGCCGGCGGCGCCGAGCAGGTCGCCGCCGCCAGCGCGTGGCAGGACCGCTATGCGCAGTGGTCGCCCGATGGCCGCGCGATCGCCTTCTCGATCACGCCCGAAGCGCCGCCGGGCGAGGTCGGGCTGTTCGTCGTGCGGCGGAACGCCGACGGGTCGTGGGGAACGCCGAAGAAGCTCTATGATCGCTCGGGATTCGCCACGTGGTCGGCCGACGGCCGCTCGCTGCTGCTCAACGCCGATCCCGGTCTCACGCTTTTCAAGGCTGCCAGGGCAACGATCGTTCCCGTCGACGGCGGATCGCCCGTGCCGGTGCAGACGCAATTCGATTCGACGGCAATCACGGTGAACGCCGGGTGGTGGGAGAACGGGCGCACGCTCGGACTGCTGCCGATCCTGCCGACCGGCGCGGCGGGCTTCTGGCTGCAACCGGTGGGCGGACGTGCGCGCCTGGCCGTGCGCTTCGACGATCCGACTCGCGAAATCGCGAACCGCGGCAACTGGGCGGCGGACGGCAAGAACGTGTACGTCCTGGTCGAGGACCGCGAGAGCGACATCTACGTGGCCGACGTCGGCGCTCGCCCATCCCCTTGATGATGTCCCGCCTGCAACGCTCTCCGTGACCGATAGCCCACTCGACCGGCTCCGCGCGGCGCTCGCCGGCCGCTACGCGTTGCTGCGCGAGATCGGCAGCGGCGGCATGGCGACGGTCTACCTCGCCGAAGATGAGCGGCACCACCGCAAGGTGGCCGTCAAGGTGCTTCGGCCGGAGCTCGCCGCCACGCTCGGCCCGGAGCGGTTCTCCCGCGAAATCGAGATCGCCGCCGGCCTGCAGCATCCGCACATCCTGCCGCTGCTCGACTCGGGCGGCGCGCCGGACGCCGCCGGCGGCGCCGAGTTTCTCTACTACGTGATGCCGTACGTCGAGGGCGAGTCGCTCCGCGAGCGCGTGGCGCGG carries:
- a CDS encoding protein kinase, translated to MPESFDRLKSALADRYALLREIGSGGMATVYLAEDQRHHRNVAVKVLRPELAATLGPERFSREIEIAAGLQHPHVLPLLDSGQADGFLYYVMPYVEGESLRDRLARQGELPIADAARILAEVADALAYAHGRGVVHRDIKPDNVLLSGRHALVTDFGVAKAVSEATGRQQLTTAGVALGTPAYMAPEQAAADPQVDHRADLYALGAVGYELLTGAPPFTGFNAQAVLSAHMTQAPQVITERRPGIPPVLAEVVMRALAKRPADRWQSAQEMVERLELLGTPSGGMTPTSTRLVATPRPRRSRTALWAGFAGAAVALAAVAVLALRRREPPTLVLGRATQVTFDAGLELDPTISPDGKLVAYVRGAPERMRLFVRQLGGAGAGQAIAVTPDSGSAQRQPHWSPDGTRLLYHTDDGLYDVPALGGRPRLIAHASSSSGGASAAWSPDGRRIVFSRGDTLLIHAEGGTDRQLAVLSGSDVHSYAWSPDGSLIAMVAGNSLFTLGGAAALGNIGPSAIWIVPAGGGKPVHVTDAAALNTSPTWLPASRGLLFVSNRDGPRDVYRIAVTASGEPSGPAARVTYGLDVHSISLTPDGRHLTYASFLTRSNVWAVPVPSEGSVSISSAREITTGNQFVEGFAVSRDGRWLYFDSNRNGNQDLFRMPLAGGEPEQLTTNPADDFLPDPSPDGREVAFHGVREGGRRKILVIPAAGGAEQVAAASAWQDRYAQWSPDGRAIAFSITPEAPPGEVGLFVVRRNADGSWGTPKKLYDRSGFATWSADGRSLLLNADPGLTLFKAARATIVPVDGGSPVPVQTQFDSTAITVNAGWWENGRTLGLLPILPTGAAGFWLQPVGGRARLAVRFDDPTREIANRGNWAADGKNVYVLVEDRESDIYVADVGARPSP